CGCTTCCTTGTCGAAACCAGCTCCGGCAAGCTCGCCGAGCACGTTCCCGGCGATGTCGCCGTCTTCGAAAAGTCCGATGATCGATGTGGTCATTCGAGTCGCCTCTGTGTCATTCCATAGCTGACGTCGAGCGGCTTCCGCCCCGCCCACTTCGCACTGCACAAAAACATGGCGCGCCGCGCGAGGTTCCGGGGACCGGCAGGGGTATAAGGGATGGCGGTACCTGAACGAACGCGCTGGAGCCTTCCCGCCGGGACATGACAGGATTTCCGCAAATTCGTTTTCTGGAAGGGGAGGGGACGCCGCATGAGCGCAGGAACTGACAAGCCCGGCGTGATCGCGCCGCCGCCGCTGCTGTTCGCCGGGGCCGTCGCCCTCGGCTTCGCGCTTCACCATTGGATCGCGCCGCTGGGGTTCGGCCTGCCCGGCGGGTTCCGCCTGGGGCTCGCCGGCCTGCTCGCCGTCGCGGCGCTGGCGCTGGCCGCCGCGGCGATCCGGCTGTTCAGCCGGGCCGGCACCCATGTGGAGCCGTGGAAGCCGGCGACCGCGCTGGTCACCGGCGGGATCTATGCCCGCACGCGCAACCCCATGTACCTCGCCATGGCCCTGCTCCAGACCGCCATCGCGCTCGGCTTCGACAGCGTCCCGGTGCTGGCCATGCTCGTCCCCGCGATCCTGGTGATCCGGTACGGGGTGATCGGCCGGGAGGAACGCTACCTCGCCGCCAAGTTCCCGGCCGACTACCCGGAATACCGGCGCCGCGTCCGCCGCTGGCTGTGAATGTTCCTAGGCCGGCTTGCGGTAGGCCACCAGCGAGGTCCTGGCGAGATGGACGAGCGGGAGCTTTTTCGACAAGTCGCCCAGGTGCCGGAACACGCCCGGCACCTTCGGCCGGTAGTCGTGCCACAGCACGATGCCACCCGGCTTCAGCATCCGGAGCGCCTTCTCCGTGTCGCTGACCACATAGGAATGGGCGTGCGACCCATCGATGAAGATCAGGTCGAAGCCGCCGGCATGGGGTGCGTCATCCAGCGCCTTGCTGTCGCCGTAGAGCTGCTCTATCTTCGCGGCGGCTTCGGTTCCCGTATAGAGGAATTCCGTGAAGCGGGATTCGCGAAGCGCGATCTCCCCATGCTCCCGATCGTCCCTGTCCGACGCCACGTAAGCCTCGTGCCCTTCCGGCGGCAGCGTCAGCGTGACGATCCGCGCGTCGGCCGGGCTGTTGCGCGCCAGGTGATAGGTGGTCTTGCCGGTACAGGTGCCGAACTCGAAGATCCGGGTGCGGCCCTTGGCCAGGACCGACAGGACCCAGCTTTCCAGGTCCGACACGCCGCCCACGGCCGGCTTGTCGCCCTGGCTGATGAAATGCACCTCGCCGCCCAGCCCGGGGCCGAACTCGGTGGCGCTGAAGGCCGGGTCGAAATCGCCGAGGGCGACCATCGGGACCGGCCAAGGCCCGAAGACGAAGCGGTTCTTCCGGCGCGCCCGCAGGGAGAGCAGGCGCCAAGCGAGCCAGCCGGACACGACGGTGGCGACGAAGGAATATAAAACGACGAAAATCATCCGCCTTATATACAGTAAGCGGTCGGAATGAACAGCCGCCGTCAGTCGTAGAAGCGGTTGCCGGGATCGTCCAGGGCGTCGCTGACGCCTTCCGCGTCGCCGCCATAGGCCTTGCCCAGGTCGTTCACGTTCTGGTCGACAAGGTTGCCGTCCTCGCCCTCGAAGCCCGCTCCGGGTTCCTGGTCCATGCGGCTGAGGACGTCGTCTTCTTCGCCGATGGGGGCCTCGCCGATGGCGTCGTCGCCGCCCAGGTCCTCGGCCTCGGTGTCCAGGTCGGACATGGCGATCTCGTCCTCGTCCCGGTCGCCGGCGTCGGGGCGGTCGACCCAGGCCTGTTCGCCGGCCATCAGCTCGGCCACGTCCTCGTCCGGCTCGTCCGCCTCGACCCGGCGCTGGTGGCCCTTCACCAGGGCTTCGCGCAGTCCTTCCAGCGGCACGGCGTGCTCGGCGATCTCGCGCAGGGCGACGACCGTGTTCTTGTCGTCGTCGCGGTCGATCTCCAGCTCCGCGCCGGCGGCCACGTCGCGCGCCCGGCGGGCGGCGATCATGACGAGCTCGAAACGGTTCGGGATCCGCGTGACGCAGTCTTCGACCGTAACTCGGGCCATGGTTCATATCCTCCGGAGTTCGTTTCGACTGGGGAGGACAAACATGCCCGAGGCTGATTTGTTTCGGTGGCGTAACAGTTAATGCGGTGACCGGCCCGACGGGATGGGACACGGCGGGACGGGGGCGGGGTCCGCTTGTTCACCAGGAGAGCGACACGCCACCCGGCAGAAAGGCCGGCAGAAAGAAAGGAAGCTTCATGACATCCGCACGATCGGTCTCCCGGCCGTCACCGCGCCAGCTCAGCCGCCAGCTCCGCGAGGAAAACGACCCCCATCTGCGCCGCCGGCGCTGGATCGTCGGCCTGTCCTATCTGGGGGCGACCATGGGCCAGATCGTCGGCCTGTATCAGGTCGGCGTGCTGCGCCGACTGCCGGACCCGCCGGTCGGGGTCTTCGATTCCGCCAGGGTCGATGCCTCGGACTATGCTTACCGTCGCATGCAGACACCGGACGGCCTGATGATGGTGGCGACCTATGCCGTGACCGCCCTGCTGGCGGGTGCCGGCGGACGGGACCGCGCCCGGACCGACCCTTGGCTGCCGATCGCCCTGGCCGCCAAGGCGCTCTACGACGCCGGCGTGACCGTCAAGCTGGGGCGGGAGGAATGGGCCGACAACCGGGCGCTCTGCGCCTACTGCCAGACCGCCACCGTCGCGTCCTTCGCGACGGCGGCGCTGTCCCTTCCCGAAGCCGCGGAAGCGCTGCACGGGCTGGGGCGGGCCGGCGGCGGCGGGGACGCCGCGAACGACCGCCGCCGCGGATAACCGCGGGAGAAGCCCGACGGACGGCGGATGCCGGCCCGGCTCAGCGGGACAGCAGCTCGGCCGCGATCCGCCGCCCTTCCTCGTCGGTGCCGCCGGACACCGTGGGGCGTCCGGCGCGCCGGTACCAATAGCCCGCGTTGTCCAGGTCGCCTTCGATCCGATGGAGCCACGCATGGATCCAGGCGGCATCGGCCCCGTCCAGTGCCTGGACGATGCCGTGGGCCGGTTCCCATTCGCCCCGCAGGCCATGGCGGATCGCCTGCAGCGTCGGGGGAAGGTCGGCCGGCGCCGGCTCCCGGTCGAGCGACGCGATGAAATCCTGTTCCGTGGTCCGTGCCATCGTTTCCTTATCCTTGTGATCTCGACGTTTCCGTCCCGGACCCGATTTTCCCCCGATCCCGGGAGCTGGTCAACCGAACGCCAAGCCGGCCGTTCGGACGGGGCCGTAGGTCAATCCAACGCCAAGAGGGATAGGACGCCTCCACCCCGGCGGCCCGGTCCCGGGCCGGATGGTCAACCGAACGCCAAGGCCGCCGCCCGGTCAGGCCCTGTCAGGCCCCGAGTCCGGGCCTCATTTCCCCGTTTCCGGGAGGCCAGTCCGCAGCAAAGCCGATTCGCACGGGTCCTATTGGCCTTTGGTTGACCTCCTTCCGGTCAGGATTGGCGTTTGGTTCACCTCGCGGGGGCCGGGGTTGGCGTTTGGTTTACCTGCGTCCTGACTCGACGGTGAGTCCGGTTGGCGTTTGGTTTACCTGGGGGAAAAAGATCTGGCGTTTGGTTGACCTGGGCCATTCACCATCTGGACGGGCGGTCCGCCGGTGGCATGATGCATCCATGAGGAGGACCCATGAGTGAAGGACGCCAGTTAGGCCTGTTCGACAGCCCCTTGCGCGGGGATGTCAGCAATGACCGTCGGATGATGGTCTGGGGCTTCTTCGCGCTGGATACCAGCCGCAAGTCGATGGACCCCATCATCTATGACGACGGCCTGCGCCGGATCGAGGTCAAGCCGAGCTATTCCGGCATGGCCAACGTCGTGGACAAGGATTTCATCATTTATATCGCGAGCCTGATGCGCGAGAAGATCGACAAGGGGGAGCGGCCGGCGCAGAAGTTCACCTTCACCGCCAACGACTTCTGCCGCGTGTCGGGCAAGGTGGTCGGGGGTTCCGCCTACGAGCAGATCCGGGAGAGCATCGACCGGCTGCAGGGCACCCAGATCAAGACCAACATCGAGACCGGGGGGGAGGGCGAGGACGCCTGGTTCTCCTGGATCTCGAAGGCCAAGATCAACTATCGCACCACCAAGGACGGCAAGAAGTCGATGCGCTCGATCACGGTCGAGCTGTGCGACTGGCTCTACCGGGCCATCCTGCACGACGACATGATGCTGACCTACAATTCGCGCTATTTCGAGCTGGCCCCGCTGCCCCGGCGCATCTACGAGATCGCCCGGAGCCACATGGGCGGCAACGAGGGTTTCCGGATCAACCTGGAATCCCTGAAGACCCATGTCGGCGGCTCGACGCCGCTGAAGGGTTTCAAATACCTGGTCAAGCAGTTGCTGGAGGCGGACAGCCTGCCCGATTTCGGCATCGCGCTGGCCAACCAGAAACACCTGGAAGCCGGCCCGCTGGACGGCTCCGAACGCATTCCGCTGAAGGACGTGGCCGTCATCTTCTGGCGCCGGTCGTCCGGCCGCCCGAGCGATTTCGCGGCGCTGCCCTTCTGGAATCCCGAACTGTGAGGTCCCCGAGCGAGGAGACGTCCGGAACTTGAAAACGCTGACTTGAGGACACCGGGATGACATAGCGAAAAAGGAAAGGCCCGCCTGCCAGGGCGGGCCATCCCCCGAACACAAGCGGCGGACGGATCCGCTTACCTGTAGCCTAGACACCTGCAGAGTAGTCGAGTCCGGTTCCTTCTGACAAGCGGAAAGCCTGCCAGGGCTTTTCGCACCAGGGAAGGTGCGCCCGCCGCGGACCGCAACACTCCGCAGGGATATCATGGGCGCTCACGTCGTGGGCAGCCGCTGGGGAACCGTTGCCGCGTCGGTCATGCGCCGGCCCGGCCTCTCCGTGGCTGCCAAAGCAGTCTATGCCGCACTCGCGACCTATGCCGACCGCGTCGGCTGGATCTGGGTGCGCCAGGAAACCATCGCCTCCGACCTGGAGCGCTCCCGCGCCTGGGTCCATGCCGCCATCGCCGAGCTGGAGGCGCAGGGCCTGATCCTGCACGACCGCCAGTACATCGAAGGCCGCCAGCGGGCCAGCCGCTACCGGCTGCAGGACGGCATGGCCCGCCGGGCGGAAGCCGAGGCCGGTGCGCGGCCGGAGATCCGGACGCACGCCGTCGAGGTGTCGGAAGATCCTGACGCCGCTGTCGAGTCCGCTGACACGAGTCATCACGACGAATCAACAGACTCTCACGAAGCGCGGGCGGGCTTGTCGGCGCAGCCGGTTTCCGAAACCGTCCGACCGGTCGCCGCGGACTGGGTGCCGACCGGCGCCGACGCGGCCTGGGCCAAGGCGCGGCACCCCGACCTGGACGTGCTGGCCTTCACCGAAAGCTTCGTCCTGTCCTGCCAGGCCAAGGGCTACCGCTACGCCGACCCGTCGGCGGCGTGGCGGCGCTGGCTGCTCGAACCGAAGGGCGGCCTGCCGCTGCTCAACGCCCGGAATACCCGCCGATCCCCGGACCAGGAGAACTCCCATGGAACCCGCCCGCGTGAAACCGACACGGCAGCAGTCCGGCAACGTGGTGACGCTCGCCGCTCCCCCTCCGAAACCCGATGCAAACCCCAGGACGCCGTCGGCCGGGGACCGGACCCGCGCATTGCCGACCGCAATCGGGAACGGGCGGCTGCCTGCCTGGACCGACTCCTGGGCCGACGAGCCGGCGATCCATCTG
The Skermanella mucosa DNA segment above includes these coding regions:
- a CDS encoding helix-turn-helix domain-containing protein, whose amino-acid sequence is MGAHVVGSRWGTVAASVMRRPGLSVAAKAVYAALATYADRVGWIWVRQETIASDLERSRAWVHAAIAELEAQGLILHDRQYIEGRQRASRYRLQDGMARRAEAEAGARPEIRTHAVEVSEDPDAAVESADTSHHDESTDSHEARAGLSAQPVSETVRPVAADWVPTGADAAWAKARHPDLDVLAFTESFVLSCQAKGYRYADPSAAWRRWLLEPKGGLPLLNARNTRRSPDQENSHGTRPRETDTAAVRQRGDARRSPSETRCKPQDAVGRGPDPRIADRNRERAAACLDRLLGRRAGDPSAGHAR
- a CDS encoding O-methyltransferase, with product MIFVVLYSFVATVVSGWLAWRLLSLRARRKNRFVFGPWPVPMVALGDFDPAFSATEFGPGLGGEVHFISQGDKPAVGGVSDLESWVLSVLAKGRTRIFEFGTCTGKTTYHLARNSPADARIVTLTLPPEGHEAYVASDRDDREHGEIALRESRFTEFLYTGTEAAAKIEQLYGDSKALDDAPHAGGFDLIFIDGSHAHSYVVSDTEKALRMLKPGGIVLWHDYRPKVPGVFRHLGDLSKKLPLVHLARTSLVAYRKPA
- a CDS encoding replication initiator protein A encodes the protein MSEGRQLGLFDSPLRGDVSNDRRMMVWGFFALDTSRKSMDPIIYDDGLRRIEVKPSYSGMANVVDKDFIIYIASLMREKIDKGERPAQKFTFTANDFCRVSGKVVGGSAYEQIRESIDRLQGTQIKTNIETGGEGEDAWFSWISKAKINYRTTKDGKKSMRSITVELCDWLYRAILHDDMMLTYNSRYFELAPLPRRIYEIARSHMGGNEGFRINLESLKTHVGGSTPLKGFKYLVKQLLEADSLPDFGIALANQKHLEAGPLDGSERIPLKDVAVIFWRRSSGRPSDFAALPFWNPEL
- a CDS encoding vitamin K epoxide reductase family protein encodes the protein MTSARSVSRPSPRQLSRQLREENDPHLRRRRWIVGLSYLGATMGQIVGLYQVGVLRRLPDPPVGVFDSARVDASDYAYRRMQTPDGLMMVATYAVTALLAGAGGRDRARTDPWLPIALAAKALYDAGVTVKLGREEWADNRALCAYCQTATVASFATAALSLPEAAEALHGLGRAGGGGDAANDRRRG
- a CDS encoding methyltransferase family protein, coding for MSAGTDKPGVIAPPPLLFAGAVALGFALHHWIAPLGFGLPGGFRLGLAGLLAVAALALAAAAIRLFSRAGTHVEPWKPATALVTGGIYARTRNPMYLAMALLQTAIALGFDSVPVLAMLVPAILVIRYGVIGREERYLAAKFPADYPEYRRRVRRWL